A region of Lycium barbarum isolate Lr01 chromosome 1, ASM1917538v2, whole genome shotgun sequence DNA encodes the following proteins:
- the LOC132602746 gene encoding binding partner of ACD11 1-like translates to MSVKTVQVSNVSLSAKELDIKEFFSFSGDIEYLEMKSENERSQVAYVTFKDPQSAETAVLLSGATIVDQPISIVLAPEYKLPPTASVPPTPTGSTNAPVIEKAEDVVSSMLAKGFILGKDAVGKAKALDEKHKITSTTSARVASLDQKYGLSEKITTGATIVNHKVKEMDQKFQVSEKSKSAFAAAEQTVSNAGSAIMKNRYALTGVTWAAGAFNRVTRAAGEVGQKTKEKLAEEERRTFTRGHAEEQTATSTKGNVQEHVATSTKDNVQEHVATSAKGPVQELAATSAKGDVQELAAASAKSDVQEHAESQTRIEEPPTIPSLPPKA, encoded by the exons TTCTCTGGGGATATTGAATATTTAGAGATGAAAAG TGAGAATGAGCGATCTCAAGTTGCTTATGTCACGTTCAAGGATCCTCAGAGTGCAGAGACTGCAGTTCTTCTTTCA GGAGCTACAATTGTTGATCAGCCCATCTCAATAGTCCTTGCACCCGAGTACAAGCTCCCACCTACTGCTTCAGTGCCACCAACT CCAACTGGAAGCACCAACGCCCCTGTAATTGAAAAGGCAGAGGATGTGGTCAGTAGCATGTTGGCAAAGGGCTTTATTTTGGGCAAGGACGCAGTTGGCAAAGCCAAGGCATTAGACGAGAAACACAAGATCACATCTACTACCTCAGCCAGAGTTGCTTCTTTAGACCAAAAATATGGCCTTAGCGAGAAAATCACTACGGGGGCAACCATCGTGAACCACAAAGTGAAAGAAATGGACCAGAAGTTCCAGGTCTCTGAAAAGTCAAAATCTGCTTTTGCAGCTGCCGAGCAGACTGTTAGCAATGCCGGATCCGCCATCATGAAGAACAGATATGCTTTGACAGGGGTAACTTGGGCTGCAGGTGCCTTTAATCGGGTCACTAGGGCTGCCGGGGAAGTTGGACAGAAGACAAAGGAAAAACTGgctgaagaagaaagaagaacttTTACAAGAGGTCATGCGGAAGAACAAACTGCAACTTCTACAAAAGGTAATGTGCAAGAACATGTTGCAACTTCTACAAAAGATAATGTTCAAGAACATGTTGCAACTTCTGCAAAAGGTCCTGTGCAAGAACTTGCAGCAACTTCTGCAAAAGGTGATGTGCAAGAACTTGCTGCAGCTTCTGCTAAAAGTGATGTGCAAGAACATGCAGAGTCCCAAACCAGAATTGAGGAACCACCTACCATTCCATCTCTCCCCCCAAAAGCTTAA
- the LOC132617255 gene encoding FAS1 domain-containing protein SELMODRAFT_448915-like, protein MLFKEPTSSSSLTKEKPDMTRIHMFLTFLLMLLISSVSTATNSSQDILQATEEMRKANYFTFVMLINMAPADLIQGNITFLMPRDRTLSQTLIQENDVEDFLLRHSIPSPLLFDHLEHFPTGSMIPTSKPDLVLRVTNSGNMRFFLNNARVISPNICTKTASIRCHGIDQVLEDNTLASDHNASLPVPLPSHNVTSPPLGLSASPPVISPPSAAQPISSSINPIPSSSPPLKSAAQSAVALRQTGITGLIWLLMVVKLSF, encoded by the coding sequence atgctctTCAAAGAACCTACGTCTAGTAGCTCACTGACAAAGGAAAAACCAGACATGACCAGAATTCATATGTTCTTGACTTTCCTTCTAATGTTGCTGATTTCATCTGTCTCTACTGCCACAAACAGTAGCCAAGACATCCTCCAAGCCACTGAGGAGATGAGGAAAGCCAACTATTTCACCTTTGTAATGCTGATTAACATGGCCCCTGCAGACCTTATTCAAGGAAACATCACTTTCTTGATGCCAAGAGACAGGACACTGTCCCAAACCTTAATCCAAGAAAACGACGTGGAAGATTTCTTGCTCCGGCATTCCATACCTTCACCGTTGCTTTTCGACCACCTCGAACACTTCCCAACAGGTTCCATGATACCAACTTCAAAACCTGACCTTGTCCTCAGAGTCACCAATTCTGGAAACATGCGTTTCTTTCTCAACAATGCCAGAGTCATTAGTCCAAATATCTGCACCAAAACTGCTTCCATCAGATGCCATGGCATTGATCAAGTCCTGGAAGACAACACTTTGGCATCTGATCATAATGCCAGTCTTCCTGTGCCTCTGCCTAGTCATAACGTTACGAGTCCACCTCTTGGGCTGTCTGCATCACCTCCTGTAATCTCACCACCATCAGCAGCACAGCCAATAAGTAGCAGCATTAATCCAATTCCATCATCATCTCCACCACTGAAATCTGCAGCTCAATCTGCAGTAGCTTTAAGACAAACTGGAATAACTGGGCTTATTTGGTTGCTGATGGTTGTGAAGTTATCTTTTTAA